Proteins co-encoded in one Tistrella mobilis genomic window:
- a CDS encoding type III pantothenate kinase → MLLTIDVGNTNTVFAVHDGDGWRGQWRASTDGRRTADEYAVWLLQLFALEGLTVDDVHAVIISSVVPQTKFSLRQLCLKYFRSEPMMIGDPEVNLGLRIDMDRPREVGADRLVNAIAAHKIYGGDLIVIDFGTATTFDVVGADGSYQGGVIAPGINLSLEALHRAAAKLPRIAVERTEKVIGKDTVPAMQAGVFWGYVGLIEGLVRRIVDEYGKPMTVIATGGLAPIFFNATDAIQHADPDITLVGLLEIHRLNISEKA, encoded by the coding sequence ATGCTGCTCACCATCGATGTCGGCAACACCAATACGGTGTTTGCGGTTCATGACGGCGATGGCTGGCGCGGGCAATGGCGGGCGAGCACCGACGGCCGGCGCACGGCGGATGAATACGCCGTCTGGCTGCTGCAGCTGTTCGCGCTCGAGGGGCTGACCGTCGACGACGTCCATGCGGTGATCATCTCGTCGGTGGTGCCGCAGACCAAGTTTTCGCTTCGGCAGCTGTGCCTGAAGTATTTTCGCTCCGAGCCGATGATGATCGGCGACCCCGAGGTCAATCTCGGGCTTCGGATCGATATGGACCGCCCGCGTGAAGTGGGCGCCGACCGCCTGGTGAACGCCATCGCCGCCCACAAGATCTATGGCGGCGACCTGATCGTGATCGACTTCGGCACCGCGACCACCTTCGATGTGGTCGGCGCCGACGGCTCCTATCAGGGTGGCGTGATCGCACCGGGCATCAACCTGTCACTGGAGGCGCTGCACCGCGCCGCCGCGAAACTGCCGAGAATCGCCGTGGAACGCACGGAGAAGGTCATCGGCAAGGATACCGTGCCGGCAATGCAGGCCGGCGTCTTCTGGGGGTATGTCGGGCTGATCGAAGGTCTGGTACGCCGGATCGTCGATGAATACGGCAAGCCGATGACGGTGATCGCCACCGGCGGACTCGCCCCCATCTTCTTCAACGCGACCGATGCGATCCAGCATGCCGACCCGGATATCACCCTGGTCGGCCTGCTGGAGATCCACCGGCTCAACATTTCCGAGAAGGCATGA
- a CDS encoding biotin--[acetyl-CoA-carboxylase] ligase has protein sequence MTAVADGAPELPPAFTVVALEEVESTNLEARRLAEAGAPDGTLVIASRQTSGRGRQGRQWLSPVGNLYMSLLLRPQVPIGLAAQFSLVSGLAMADAVRAILPAEATVRPAVKWPNDLLLAGEGGVGKLSGTLLESGEDARGLYVIAGIGANVRVHPGPTDGVFPPIVLAEQPGAHHLMVRDLVEAFGPAFLNRRSAWMRGGLAAIREDWLAAAYGIGQTATVRYGATPVTGRFDGMDDDGSLLLAQPDGSVRRLAAGEVVFAKPPVTGGA, from the coding sequence GTGACCGCGGTCGCGGACGGCGCGCCGGAGCTGCCGCCGGCCTTTACGGTGGTGGCGCTGGAGGAGGTGGAAAGCACCAACCTCGAAGCGCGCCGCCTGGCCGAGGCCGGTGCACCCGACGGCACCCTGGTCATCGCGTCCCGCCAGACCTCGGGGCGTGGTCGCCAGGGCCGCCAATGGCTGTCGCCGGTCGGCAATCTGTATATGAGCCTTCTGCTGCGCCCGCAGGTCCCGATCGGACTTGCGGCGCAGTTTTCTCTCGTCTCGGGCCTGGCGATGGCCGATGCGGTTCGGGCGATCCTGCCGGCGGAGGCCACCGTCCGTCCGGCGGTGAAATGGCCCAACGACCTGCTGCTGGCGGGCGAGGGGGGCGTCGGCAAGCTGAGCGGGACGCTGCTGGAGAGTGGCGAGGATGCCCGCGGTCTCTATGTGATCGCAGGGATCGGCGCCAATGTCCGGGTGCATCCGGGGCCGACCGATGGGGTGTTTCCGCCGATCGTGCTGGCGGAACAGCCCGGCGCACACCATCTCATGGTTCGGGATCTGGTCGAGGCGTTCGGCCCTGCCTTCCTCAACCGCCGTTCGGCCTGGATGCGGGGCGGGCTGGCGGCCATCCGGGAAGACTGGCTGGCGGCAGCCTATGGCATCGGACAGACCGCGACCGTGCGCTATGGCGCAACGCCGGTGACCGGTCGGTTCGACGGCATGGATGACGACGGATCGCTGCTGCTCGCACAGCCGGATGGCAGTGTCCGCCGGCTGGCGGCCGGCGAGGTGGTGTTCGCGAAACCGCCGGTAACGGGCGGCGCATGA
- the nuoN gene encoding NADH-quinone oxidoreductase subunit NuoN encodes MTSYPLPDLAPALPELWLAALALALVVVGVFAGKDKATGLLSWLAGIGFAIAAVLIVTGPEGRVVTFNGMFVTDSFGAFMKVLVLIASMFSLVMARDYLAREGVVRFEYPLLIVLATVGMMMMISSNDLIALYMGLELQSLALYVLAAFKRDSVRSTEAGLKYFVLGALSSGMLLYGCSLVYGFAGSTSFEALAQSLQGQPSLGVLVGLVFILVGLAFKISAVPFHMWTPDVYEGAPTSVSAFFAMAPKIAAMGLLIRVLAEPFGGLVHSWQQITWFISVASMVLAAFAAIGQTNVKRLLAYSSIGHVGYALVGLTAGTADGFRGVAAYMAIYLFMTLGTFSIVLVMRRQGRMVEEISDLAGLSRSRPVLAFVMGAMMFSLAGIPPLAGFIGKLFVFRAAVDAGFIVLAVVGVASSVVSAFYYLRVVKVMYFDEPAEALDRGVSPGLTVTLGVSFAFTMLYFIWPGLLLDYAGQAAAALMP; translated from the coding sequence ATGACGTCCTATCCTCTTCCCGATCTCGCCCCGGCGCTGCCCGAGCTCTGGCTCGCAGCGCTGGCCCTTGCCCTTGTCGTCGTCGGCGTCTTTGCGGGTAAGGACAAGGCCACCGGCCTGCTGTCCTGGCTGGCCGGCATCGGCTTCGCAATCGCCGCCGTTCTGATCGTGACCGGCCCCGAGGGGCGGGTCGTGACCTTCAACGGCATGTTCGTGACCGACAGCTTCGGCGCCTTCATGAAGGTGCTGGTGCTGATCGCGTCGATGTTCTCTCTCGTCATGGCCCGCGACTACCTCGCCCGCGAAGGCGTGGTGCGCTTCGAATATCCGCTGCTGATCGTGCTCGCCACGGTCGGCATGATGATGATGATCTCGTCGAACGACCTGATCGCGCTCTATATGGGCCTGGAGCTGCAGAGCCTGGCGCTCTACGTGCTCGCCGCCTTCAAGCGCGACAGCGTGCGGTCGACCGAGGCGGGCCTGAAGTATTTCGTCCTGGGCGCGCTGTCCTCGGGCATGCTGCTCTACGGTTGCAGCCTGGTCTACGGCTTCGCCGGCTCGACCAGCTTCGAGGCGCTTGCGCAGAGCCTGCAGGGCCAGCCCTCGCTCGGCGTTCTGGTCGGTCTGGTCTTCATCCTGGTCGGCCTGGCCTTCAAGATCTCGGCGGTGCCGTTCCACATGTGGACGCCCGACGTCTATGAAGGCGCGCCGACCAGCGTGTCGGCCTTCTTCGCCATGGCGCCAAAGATCGCGGCGATGGGCCTGCTGATCCGTGTGCTGGCCGAGCCCTTCGGTGGCCTCGTCCACAGCTGGCAGCAGATCACCTGGTTCATCTCGGTCGCCTCGATGGTTCTGGCGGCCTTCGCCGCCATCGGCCAGACCAACGTCAAGCGCCTGCTCGCCTACAGCTCGATCGGCCATGTCGGCTATGCCCTGGTCGGCCTCACCGCCGGCACGGCGGACGGCTTCCGCGGCGTCGCGGCCTATATGGCGATCTACCTGTTCATGACGCTCGGCACCTTCTCGATCGTGCTGGTCATGCGCCGCCAGGGCCGGATGGTCGAAGAGATCTCGGATCTCGCCGGCCTGTCGCGTTCGCGGCCCGTGCTCGCCTTCGTGATGGGGGCGATGATGTTCTCGCTGGCAGGCATTCCGCCGCTGGCGGGCTTCATCGGTAAGCTGTTCGTCTTCCGCGCCGCGGTCGATGCCGGGTTCATCGTTCTGGCGGTGGTTGGCGTGGCGTCGAGCGTGGTCAGCGCCTTCTACTATCTGCGCGTCGTCAAGGTGATGTATTTCGACGAGCCGGCCGAGGCGCTGGACCGTGGCGTCAGCCCGGGCCTGACCGTGACGCTGGGGGTCAGCTTCGCCTTCACGATGCTGTACTTCATCTGGCCGGGCCTGCTGCTCGACTATGCCGGGCAGGCCGCTGCGGCGCTGATGCCGTGA
- a CDS encoding NADH-quinone oxidoreductase subunit M yields the protein MTDWPLLSTVVFLPLIGAGFILLIRGDEATVARNARSVALWTSVITFLISLLLWTGFDSSTAAFQFVEKAEWFPGYGIDYHLGIDGISLWFVLLTTLLIPICVLASWESITKRVKEYMIAFLAMETLIIGSFVALDFVLFYFFFEAMLIPLFLIIGIWGGKRRIYASFKFFLYTMLGSVLMLVALLYMYFQAGTTDIPTLMATPFGREAQIFLWLAMFASFAVKMPMWPVHTWLPDAHVEAPTAGSVLLAGILLKVGGYGFLRFSLPMLPDASQYFAPLIFGLSMVAVVYTSLVALVQGDMKKLIAYSSVAHMGFVTIGIYTFNTQGIEGSIIQMLSHGLVSGALFLCVGVVYDRMHTRDIDRYGGLVNRMPGYALIFLFFTMASIGLPGTSGFVGEFLVLVGAFQANTWVAFIAATGVILGACYMLWLYRRVVFGELVREDLKGILDMNRREVLAFAPLVVLTLWMGIYPETFLEPIRASVANLLTQVQVEKAAMVLDTVNQLAQR from the coding sequence ATGACGGATTGGCCGCTTCTCTCAACGGTCGTCTTCCTGCCGCTGATCGGCGCGGGGTTCATCCTGCTGATCCGTGGTGACGAGGCGACCGTGGCCCGCAACGCCCGCAGCGTCGCGCTGTGGACGAGCGTCATCACCTTCCTGATCTCCCTGCTGCTGTGGACGGGCTTCGACAGCTCGACCGCTGCCTTCCAGTTCGTCGAGAAGGCGGAGTGGTTCCCGGGCTACGGGATCGACTACCATCTCGGCATCGACGGCATCTCGCTCTGGTTCGTCCTGCTCACCACCCTGCTGATCCCGATCTGCGTGCTGGCGAGCTGGGAATCGATCACCAAGCGGGTGAAGGAATACATGATCGCGTTCCTGGCCATGGAAACGCTGATCATCGGCTCCTTCGTGGCGCTCGACTTCGTCCTCTTCTACTTCTTCTTCGAGGCGATGCTGATCCCGCTGTTCCTGATCATCGGCATCTGGGGCGGCAAGCGGCGGATCTACGCGTCCTTCAAGTTCTTCCTCTACACCATGCTCGGCTCGGTGCTGATGCTGGTGGCGCTGCTCTACATGTACTTCCAGGCCGGTACCACCGACATCCCGACGCTGATGGCCACCCCCTTCGGCCGCGAGGCGCAGATCTTCCTGTGGCTGGCGATGTTCGCCTCGTTCGCGGTGAAGATGCCGATGTGGCCGGTGCACACCTGGCTGCCCGACGCCCATGTCGAGGCGCCGACGGCCGGTTCGGTTCTGCTGGCGGGCATCCTGCTGAAGGTCGGCGGCTACGGCTTCCTGCGCTTCAGCCTGCCGATGCTGCCGGATGCGAGCCAGTACTTCGCGCCGCTGATCTTCGGCCTGTCGATGGTGGCGGTGGTCTACACCTCGCTCGTGGCCCTGGTGCAGGGCGACATGAAGAAGCTGATCGCCTACAGCTCGGTCGCCCATATGGGCTTCGTGACCATCGGCATCTACACCTTCAACACCCAGGGCATCGAAGGCTCGATCATTCAGATGCTCAGCCACGGGCTTGTGTCCGGTGCGCTGTTCCTCTGCGTGGGCGTTGTCTACGACCGCATGCACACCCGCGACATCGACCGCTATGGCGGCCTGGTGAACCGGATGCCCGGTTACGCGCTGATCTTCCTGTTCTTCACCATGGCCTCGATCGGCCTGCCCGGCACCTCGGGCTTCGTGGGCGAGTTCCTGGTGCTGGTCGGCGCCTTCCAGGCCAATACCTGGGTCGCCTTCATCGCCGCAACCGGCGTGATCCTGGGCGCCTGCTACATGCTGTGGCTCTACCGTCGGGTGGTGTTCGGCGAGCTGGTCCGCGAGGATCTGAAGGGCATCCTCGACATGAACCGTCGTGAGGTCCTGGCCTTCGCGCCGCTGGTGGTGCTCACCCTCTGGATGGGCATCTATCCCGAGACCTTCCTCGAGCCGATCCGCGCCTCGGTCGCCAACCTGCTGACCCAGGTTCAGGTCGAGAAGGCCGCCATGGTGCTCGACACCGTGAACCAGCTCGCGCAGCGCTGA
- the nuoL gene encoding NADH-quinone oxidoreductase subunit L — translation MYVALILLPLAAAIVAGFFGRVIGDRGSQLVTTGAVGLAALLSVVAFFDVAVGGNATTVNLFTWIRSGELAFSWALRIDSLTAVMLIVVNGVSFMVHIYSIGYMSHDPHKPRFMAYLSLFTFAMLTLVTADNLVQMFFGWEGVGLASYLLIGFWYKRPSANKAAMKAFVVNRVGDFGFSLGIFALFFVTGSVGFDAIFADLGTVAGTNIDFLGMTLPTIEVIAVLLFIGAMGKSAQLGLHTWLPDAMEGPTPVSALIHAATMVTAGVFMVARLSPVFELTSFTSDMITVIGASTAFFAATVGLTQTDIKRVIAYSTCSQLGYMFFAAGVGAYPAAIFHLMTHAFFKALLFLGAGSVIHAMSDEQDMRKMGGIWKLIPVTYTFMWIGSLALAGLPPFAGFFSKDMILETAYAAHTGVGAYAFWLGIAAAFMTAFYSWRLLFMTFHGKPRADKHTMDHVHESPLVMTAPLFPLAVGAIVAGYIGLPMVDPELHFWNGAITMLGEHNILEEAHHVPGWVKLLPLVMSVGGIALAWFLYIRRPDLPGKIARDFSGLHKFLLNKWYFDELYDAIFVRPSLWIGRVLWQAGDRKIIDGLGPDGIAAVSVDLARRAGRMQSGYVYHYAFAMLIGLALIVSYFFFGLEAGW, via the coding sequence ATGTACGTCGCACTGATCCTGCTTCCGCTCGCGGCGGCGATCGTCGCCGGCTTCTTCGGCCGTGTGATCGGCGATCGGGGGTCGCAGCTCGTGACCACCGGCGCCGTCGGCCTGGCCGCGCTGCTCTCCGTCGTCGCCTTCTTCGATGTCGCCGTGGGCGGCAACGCGACCACCGTCAACCTCTTCACCTGGATCCGGTCGGGCGAACTCGCCTTCTCCTGGGCGCTCCGGATCGACTCGCTGACCGCCGTCATGCTGATCGTGGTCAACGGCGTCTCGTTCATGGTTCATATCTACTCGATCGGGTATATGAGCCATGATCCCCACAAGCCGCGCTTCATGGCCTATCTGTCGCTGTTCACCTTTGCGATGCTGACGCTGGTGACCGCCGACAACCTGGTCCAGATGTTCTTCGGCTGGGAAGGCGTCGGTCTGGCCTCGTATCTGCTGATCGGCTTCTGGTACAAGCGGCCCTCGGCGAACAAGGCGGCGATGAAGGCCTTCGTGGTCAACCGCGTCGGCGACTTCGGCTTCTCGCTCGGCATCTTCGCGCTGTTCTTCGTGACCGGCTCGGTCGGCTTCGATGCGATCTTCGCCGATCTCGGCACGGTGGCCGGCACCAATATCGACTTCCTCGGCATGACCCTGCCGACGATCGAAGTCATCGCGGTGCTGCTGTTCATCGGCGCGATGGGCAAGTCGGCGCAGCTCGGCCTGCACACCTGGCTGCCGGATGCGATGGAAGGCCCGACCCCGGTCTCGGCCCTCATCCATGCCGCCACCATGGTGACCGCGGGCGTGTTCATGGTCGCGCGCCTGTCGCCGGTCTTCGAACTCACCAGCTTCACCAGCGACATGATCACGGTGATCGGCGCCTCGACCGCCTTCTTCGCGGCGACCGTCGGCCTCACCCAGACCGACATCAAGCGGGTCATCGCCTATTCGACCTGCTCGCAGCTCGGCTACATGTTCTTCGCGGCGGGTGTCGGTGCCTATCCGGCGGCGATCTTCCACCTGATGACCCATGCCTTCTTCAAGGCGCTGCTCTTCCTGGGGGCCGGCTCGGTCATCCACGCGATGTCCGATGAACAGGACATGCGCAAGATGGGCGGCATCTGGAAGCTCATCCCGGTCACCTACACCTTCATGTGGATCGGCTCTCTGGCGCTTGCCGGTCTGCCGCCCTTCGCCGGCTTCTTCTCGAAGGACATGATCCTCGAGACCGCCTATGCAGCCCATACCGGCGTCGGCGCCTATGCCTTCTGGCTCGGCATCGCCGCGGCGTTCATGACCGCCTTCTACAGCTGGCGCCTGCTGTTCATGACCTTCCATGGCAAGCCGCGTGCCGACAAGCACACCATGGATCACGTCCATGAAAGCCCGCTGGTCATGACCGCGCCGTTGTTCCCGCTGGCGGTGGGCGCGATCGTCGCCGGCTATATCGGCCTGCCGATGGTGGATCCGGAGCTGCACTTCTGGAACGGTGCCATCACCATGCTGGGTGAGCACAACATCCTGGAAGAGGCGCATCATGTGCCCGGCTGGGTGAAGCTGCTGCCGCTGGTGATGAGCGTGGGCGGCATCGCGCTGGCCTGGTTCCTCTACATCCGCCGTCCCGACCTGCCGGGCAAGATCGCCCGCGACTTCTCGGGTCTGCACAAGTTCCTGCTCAACAAGTGGTATTTCGACGAGCTCTACGATGCGATCTTCGTGCGTCCGTCGCTCTGGATCGGTCGTGTGCTCTGGCAGGCCGGTGATCGCAAGATCATCGACGGCCTCGGCCCCGACGGCATCGCCGCGGTGTCGGTCGATCTGGCACGGCGTGCCGGCCGCATGCAGTCCGGCTACGTCTACCACTACGCCTTTGCCATGCTCATCGGTCTCGCGCTGATCGTGTCCTACTTCTTCTTCGGTCTGGAGGCCGGCTGGTGA
- the nuoK gene encoding NADH-quinone oxidoreductase subunit NuoK, translating to MSIGVEHYLVLAAILFTLGIFGIFLNRKNVITILMSIELMLLAVNINFVAFSTQLQDLVGQVFAMFVLTVAAAEAAIGLAVLVVYFRNRGSIEVEDINLMKG from the coding sequence ATGAGCATCGGCGTCGAGCATTATCTGGTCCTGGCCGCGATCCTGTTCACCCTCGGGATCTTCGGGATCTTCCTGAACCGCAAGAACGTCATCACGATCCTGATGTCGATCGAACTGATGCTGCTTGCGGTCAACATCAACTTCGTCGCTTTCTCGACCCAGCTCCAGGATCTGGTGGGGCAGGTTTTCGCGATGTTCGTCCTTACCGTCGCTGCGGCCGAAGCAGCGATCGGCCTCGCCGTGCTCGTGGTCTACTTCCGTAACCGCGGCTCGATCGAGGTCGAGGACATCAACCTGATGAAGGGCTGA
- a CDS encoding NADH-quinone oxidoreductase subunit J: MVLQALAFYLFAAVTVASGVMVITARNPVHSVLFLILAFFNSAGLFVLLGAEFLAMILVVVYVGAVAVLFLFVVMMLDINFVQLREGFQRYLPVGALIGLVLAAELVLIGGSYGLSDTAQPLFAAPVGVPEGVSNVEALGQLVYTKYVYLFQAAGLVLLVAMIGAIVLTLRTRPGVVRQDPAKQSARTIEESVEIKKVPTGKGI, from the coding sequence ATGGTTCTTCAGGCGCTGGCCTTCTACCTCTTCGCCGCGGTGACGGTGGCATCGGGCGTGATGGTGATCACCGCCCGAAACCCGGTTCACTCGGTGTTGTTCCTCATTCTGGCCTTCTTCAACTCGGCCGGCCTGTTCGTGCTGCTGGGTGCCGAATTCCTGGCGATGATCCTGGTCGTCGTCTATGTCGGCGCCGTGGCGGTGCTCTTCCTCTTCGTGGTGATGATGCTGGACATCAACTTCGTCCAGCTCCGCGAAGGCTTTCAGCGATATCTGCCGGTCGGCGCGCTGATCGGGCTGGTGCTGGCGGCGGAACTGGTGCTCATCGGCGGCAGCTACGGCCTGTCCGATACGGCCCAGCCGCTCTTTGCCGCACCGGTCGGCGTGCCCGAGGGCGTCTCGAACGTCGAGGCGCTGGGGCAGCTCGTCTACACCAAGTACGTCTATCTCTTCCAGGCTGCCGGCCTCGTGCTGCTGGTTGCGATGATCGGTGCGATCGTCCTGACCCTGCGCACCCGTCCCGGCGTCGTCCGTCAGGACCCTGCCAAGCAGAGTGCGCGGACGATCGAGGAGTCGGTCGAGATCAAGAAGGTCCCAACGGGTAAGGGCATCTGA
- the nuoI gene encoding NADH-quinone oxidoreductase subunit NuoI produces MASIGQTARAFLLTEIVKGMALTLRYFFKPKVTLNYPYEKGPISPRFRGEHALRRYPNGEERCIACKLCEAICPALAITIEAEPRADGSRRTTRYDIDMTKCIYCGFCQEACPVDAIVEGPNFEFATETREELFYDKARLLANGDRWEREIAANLADVAPYR; encoded by the coding sequence ATGGCATCCATCGGCCAGACCGCACGCGCATTCCTGCTCACCGAGATCGTGAAGGGCATGGCGCTGACGTTGCGCTACTTCTTCAAGCCGAAGGTGACGCTGAACTACCCCTATGAGAAGGGCCCGATCAGCCCCCGCTTCCGCGGCGAACATGCGCTGCGCCGGTATCCCAACGGCGAAGAGCGCTGCATCGCGTGCAAGCTGTGCGAGGCGATCTGCCCGGCTCTGGCGATCACGATCGAGGCGGAACCCCGCGCCGACGGCAGCCGGCGCACGACCCGCTACGACATCGACATGACCAAGTGCATCTATTGCGGCTTCTGCCAGGAGGCGTGCCCGGTGGATGCAATCGTCGAAGGTCCGAACTTCGAGTTCGCGACCGAGACGCGCGAGGAACTGTTCTACGACAAGGCCAGGCTCCTCGCGAACGGCGACCGGTGGGAACGGGAGATCGCGGCCAACCTGGCCGACGTTGCCCCCTACCGTTGA
- the nuoH gene encoding NADH-quinone oxidoreductase subunit NuoH, which yields MAEFFSGYVWPGVIIVAQILAIVLPLLIAVAYLTLMERRVIGYIQMRRGPNVVGPFGMLQPFADALKLLTKETIIPSRSNRFLFLFAPMLTLILSLVAWAVIPFDDGWVLSDINVGVLYLFAISSLGVYGIIVAGWASNSRYAFLGALRSAAQMVSYEVSIGLVIITVLLCVGSLNLSEIVRAQETVWFAIPLFPMFVVFFISALAETNRLPFDLPEAEAELVSGYNVEYSSMPFALFFLGEYANMILMSGMTTILFLGGWLPPFDIAPLNWIPGVVWFLIKIFLLLFTFIWIRGTFPRYRYDQLMRLGWKVFLPFSLLWVVLTAGVLVGFGWLPGQ from the coding sequence ATGGCTGAGTTCTTTTCCGGATATGTCTGGCCCGGGGTGATCATCGTCGCCCAGATCCTGGCCATCGTGCTGCCGCTGCTGATCGCGGTCGCCTATCTGACGCTGATGGAACGCCGGGTGATCGGCTACATCCAGATGCGCCGCGGTCCGAACGTGGTCGGCCCCTTCGGCATGCTTCAGCCTTTCGCCGACGCGCTGAAGCTGCTGACCAAGGAAACCATCATCCCCTCGCGCTCGAACCGGTTCCTGTTCCTGTTCGCGCCGATGCTGACCCTGATCCTCAGCCTTGTCGCCTGGGCGGTGATCCCCTTCGACGACGGCTGGGTGCTCTCCGACATCAATGTCGGCGTGCTCTACCTGTTCGCGATCTCGTCGCTCGGCGTCTACGGCATCATCGTCGCGGGCTGGGCGTCGAACTCGCGCTACGCCTTCCTCGGTGCGCTGCGCTCGGCGGCACAGATGGTGTCTTACGAGGTCTCGATCGGCCTCGTGATCATCACGGTGCTGCTGTGCGTCGGGTCGCTGAACCTGTCGGAGATCGTGCGGGCGCAGGAGACGGTGTGGTTCGCCATCCCGCTCTTCCCGATGTTCGTGGTCTTCTTCATTTCGGCGCTGGCCGAAACCAACCGTCTGCCCTTCGACCTTCCGGAGGCGGAAGCGGAGCTCGTGTCGGGCTATAACGTCGAGTATTCCTCGATGCCCTTCGCGCTCTTCTTCCTGGGCGAGTATGCCAACATGATCCTGATGAGCGGGATGACCACCATCCTGTTCCTCGGCGGCTGGCTGCCCCCGTTCGACATCGCGCCGCTGAACTGGATTCCGGGCGTGGTGTGGTTCCTGATCAAGATCTTCCTGCTGCTGTTCACCTTCATCTGGATCCGTGGCACGTTCCCGCGCTACCGCTACGACCAGCTGATGCGTCTGGGCTGGAAGGTCTTCCTGCCGTTCTCGCTGCTGTGGGTGGTGCTCACTGCCGGTGTGCTGGTCGGTTTCGGCTGGCTGCCCGGGCAGTAA